ACTACTTCACTTCTTTATGAGGTGTGTGCTTCCGACAGGAGTTGCAATATTTCTTGAGCTCGATCCGATCGGGGGTATTTCTTTTGTTTTTGTTCGTCGAGTAATTTCGCCTTTTACAATCGGTACAGGCCATCGTAACAATATCG
The Candidatus Manganitrophaceae bacterium DNA segment above includes these coding regions:
- the rpmG gene encoding 50S ribosomal protein L33; its protein translation is MRDIVTMACTDCKRRNYSTNKNKRNTPDRIELKKYCNSCRKHTPHKEVK